Below is a window of Mycolicibacterium rhodesiae NBB3 DNA.
CAGCCGCCTGTCGCTCTCGCCGCGCTTGAGCTCCATGTACCGGTCGCCGATGAGATTCAGGTAGCGGATCGAGGCGGTGGTGCCGTCGAACAGCGGCAGCGACCGGTCGACGTCGAAGTCGACCCGGACCTGCGAGCCGTCGTTGATGAGCTCGACCTTGGAGACCTTGCCGACCTCCACACCGGACGCGCGGACGAACTGTCCGGCGCGGAGTCCGCTGGCATTCGAGAACACCGCCGAGTAGCCGGTGGTGCGGTCGAAACGCATCTGCCCGAACACCACGATGATGATCGCGGTGAACAGCAACAGCACCAGCGAGAAGGCGCCGAGCTTGATGGCTGTACCGGTGATTTTCATGGGTTGATCGTGTTCTCCCCCACCTGGCGACCCCAGACGTACTCGATCAGGAGCGGCTGGCCCAACTCGAAGTGGTTGTACGGCGCGATCGACGCGCCTGTATCCATCACGAGGTGTGGCGCCGGCCACAGGTCACGCGTAATCGGTTGCCAGCAGCCAGGTTTACCCTCGGGACCGCCCCTGGCGTTCACGCGCGGCAGGTTGTCCGGATAGACATAAGGATTGCCGGCACCAAGGCCCATGAGTGCCGATAGCGTACGCAGCGAGTAGCCGTTGCCGCCCAGCGACGCCGCCACCTTGGGTTCGACATCGTGGAAGTTACGGATCGTGCAGAAGAGGGCCGGGCTGTACTCGTCCAGGATCTCCGACGGACGGATCAAATCCTCCGCGCCGCGGACCAGATACGGACCGCCACGCTCGAAGACGTCGGCGCCGGTGTTGCCGAAGCCGACCGCGGCCATCAGCGCCTGGTCGATGGTGCCCTGCTCCTGGTTGAGCGTGCGGGCCGTGGTGACCGCGTTTTGGAGACCGTCGAACAGATCCGGTGATGCATTGGCGTAGACGTCGCCGAGGTCGGCGAGCAGCTGGTTGTCCCGACGGATCTGCGGCATCTGCGGGTTGATGTCGGACAGGATCGCGTTGCCGTTCTCGATCGACTTTCCGAAGCGGTCACCGAGACCGTCCAGCGCCTCGGCGGTGGCGGCCAGCGTCTGGTTCAGCTTGATCGGATCCACCTGCGACGACAGCGACACCACCGTCTCGAACAAGGTGTTGAACTCCGTGGTCACCCGGGTCACGTCGATCACGTCGGACGACGTGATCCGCTGCGGGGACGGGTTTTTCGGCGAGGTGAACGAGATGTACTTGTTGCCGAACACCGTCGTCGCGCTGATGTCGGCCTCGACGTTCTTCGGGATCAGCCTGATGAATTTGGGATCGACGTCGAGGACGATCTTCGCCTGCGGCTCACCGTCGACGTCCACCGCGTTGACGCTGGCGACCCGGCCGATCTCCACCCCGTTGTAGGTGACCTTCGCGCCGGGATCCATCGACAGACCCGCGCGCGCCGACATCATGGTCAGCTGATCGCGCCTCAGGAAGTCGCCGCGGAACTGGAAGTACACCAGCACGATGGCGACGATCGTCAGCAGTGCCAGCACGAGGCCGGCCAACTTGTACGGCGGGGTGCGCGAGTTGTTCAGAGGTGCGGTCATGGCGCTACACCGTCAGGTTGAAGTTCGGGTCGACGCCGTAGAGCGCCAACGATGCGAACAAAACCACGCAGACGATCGCGACCAGCGATGCGCGCATCGACCGGCCCACGGCCTCACCGACGCCCACCGGGCCGCCGCTGGCGAAGTAGCCGTAGTAGCAGTGGTTGAGCATCACGATGACCGAGATGATGATCGCCTGTACGAACGACCACATGACGTCGTCGGCGCGCAGGAACGTCCGGAAGTAGTGCTCGTAGGTGCCGATCGACTGCCCGTAGAAGACCGTCGTGGTGACCTGAGCGGACAGGAAGCTCATGATGATCGCCATCGCGTACAGCGGGATGATGACGATGAAGCCGGCCATGATGCGGGTGGACACCAGGTAGGAGATGGACTTGATGCCCATCACCTCCAGTGCGTCGATCTCCTCGCTGATCCGCATGGCGCCCAGTTCCGCGGTCGCTCCGGCACCGACCGTGGCGGCCAGCGCCTGACCCGCGACGACGGGTGCGGCGATGCGCACGTTGATCAGCGCGGCGAAGAAGCCGGTGAAGGCCTCCACGCCGATGTTGCCCAACGATGCGAAACCCTGGATCGCGACGAGCGATGAACCCGACAGCGTGACGAACCCGACGATCGCCACGGTGCCGCCGATGACGGCCATGGCGCCGGTGCCCATGCCGATCTCGGCGATCAGGCGCAGGGTCTCCTTGCGGTAGTAGCGCAGCGCGTGGCCGATCGACCCGATGGCGGTGACGACGAACCACGCGACGTGGCCGATGCTGTCGAGGAACCGCGCGGGTGCGGTGACGACGTCCGCCCCGCGGGAGAACCCCCGCGGAAACCGAGAACGCAGGACCTGGGTTGTCGACACGTCAGCTCCCCGTTCCGAACCGGACACCGATCGTGGTCAGCACCACGTTGACCGCGAACAGGGCGATCACGCACAACACGAGCGTCTCGTTGACCGCGGTGCCGACACCTTTGGCGCCGCCCGCGACCGTGAGTCCGCGGTAACAGCCGACCAGACCGGCGATGAGTCCGAACGTCATGGCCTTCACGATCGAGATGAGCACTTCGGGCAGGCCCGTGACGAGGGTGAGCGTGGAGACATAGGCGCCCGCGGAGACGTTCTGCAGGTAAACGCCGAAGATGAAGCCGCCGACCAGGCCGATGGTGATCACCGCACCGTTGAGCAGCAGGGCGACGAACGTCGATGCGATCACGCGCGGCACGACCAGGCGCTGGATCGGATCGATGCCGAGCACCTCCAGTGCGTCGATCTCTTCACGAATCGTGCGGGCACCGAGGTCTGCGCAGATCGCGGTCGACCCGGCGCCGGCCACCACGAGCACCGTCACCAGCGGTCCGAGCTGGGTGACGGCGGCCAGCGCGGCACCGGCACCGGAGATGTCGGCGGCGCCGAACTCGGTGAGAAGGATGTTCAGGGTGAAGATCAGCAGCACCGTCAGCGGGATCGACACCGCGAGCGTCGGCAGGAACGCCACCCGCATCAGGAACCAGCTCTGCAGGATGAACTCGCGCCACTGGAACGGCGGCTTGAAAAGTGCCTTGGCGGTCAGCACGCACATGCGCACGAATCCGCCGACCGCGGTGAGGCCGGGCCTCACTTGGTCGCGTACGTAACCGACGATGTCGGTCCCCTGCGCCGTCATCGGGACGTCCCCCCCACGAAACCGCAGCCGTGACGGCGCAACGGCAGCCCCTGTCGCACGCGGCCTCCTCGCCCCAACCCGCTGTGTGTGACCAGCGTCTCCCTACTCGTCGGTAGTAAGACAGACCACAGAACTGTACCCGATGCCATCCCCGCGGTGGACCGCATCCGGGAGATTGAGCCCTGAACCGTTAGCAAACCCGCCCCAATTCCCTAAATCTCTTGTGCGCCAGCCGAAACCGTTGGCGCACTTGTATCTTCGCCCGCGTCAATCCGCTTCTGCGCGCTGAAACGCACACGCAGTTCGGTTTTCAGTACTTTGCCAGCAGGGTTGCGGGGCAGCGCGTCGACGATCTCCAACGCCTTCGGATGCTTGTACCTCGCGAGGCGGTCGGACAGGAATTTCTCGAGATCCGCGAGCCCGAGATCGGCGTCGCCGCCGAGCGCGATGACGGCCACCGGCACCTCCCCCCATCTGTCGTCGGCGCGCCCGATCACCGCCACTTCGACGATCGAGGGATGCGCGGCAAGGACGTTCTCGAGTTCCGCGCAGTAGATGTTCTCCCCGCCGGAGATGATCATGTCCTTCTTGCGGTCCACGACCCAGATGTAGCCCTCGGCGTCTTGGCGCACCAGGTCACCGGAGTGAAACCAGCCGCCGGCGAACGCCTCGGCAGTGGCCTTCGGGTTGTTCCAATAGCCGGCCATCAGGGTGGGCGCGCGATAGACGATTTCGCCGACCTGGCCGATCTCCACGTCGTTCATGTTCTCGTCGACCACCCGTGCGGACACCGTCGGGATGACCTTGCCGACTGAGCCCAGTTTCCGGATCGCGTCGTCGCCGAGCAGCATGCAAGTGACAGGCGACATCTCGGTCTGGCCGAAGGCGGCAAGGATCTGCGTTCCGGGGAATGTCTCAGACATACTGCGCAGCAACGTATCCGATGCCGGAGCCGCACCCCACGACAGCGTCCGCAACTTCACGGTTCGTGGGCGCGCATGCTGCTCGGCGACGACCGCCTGCCACTGCGCGGGTACCAGGAAGATGCCGGTGACCCCTTCTGCTTCGAGGACGTCCAGCAGCGCACCGGGATCGAAGGCGCCCAACGGGTAGAGGACCGTCGGCCGACCGAGCGTGAGGCCGGGCAGCATGCTGCCGATGCCTGCGATGTGGAAGAGCGGCACGCCGATGAAGCCGACGTCGTTGTTGATGTCGGCGCCGTTGGTGAACAGCATCGTCATCGTCTGGCCGGTGAGGTTGGTGTGGGTGAGCACCGCACCCTTGGGCCTTCCGGTGGTCCCCGACGTGTACATGATCAGCGCTGGTGAGTCGTTGGGGATGTCCACGGTCGCCGCCGGGGCGCCGTCCTCGGCGACCAGGTCGTCGTAGCCGATCAGTCGGGAACCGTAGGCGTCCTCGGTGGTTCCGCCGGCGACGATGACCGTCGACAGCGTCTGGTCGAGGTCGCGGACCGCGGCCGCCACGCTCGCCAGCACCGATTCGGTGATGACGACCTTTGCCTGACAGTCGCTGACCAGGAATGCGATCTCGGGCGGGGTCATCCGGAAGTTGACCGGCACGGCGATGGCCCCGAGCTTGTTGATCGCCAGGAACGACTCGATGAACTCGGTGCGGTTGAGCATCAGGATCAGCACCCGGTCGCCGAACGCGACGCCGCGCCTGCTGAGCGCGCCCGCCAGGCCGGCGACGCGGTTGTCGAGTTCGCGCCACGTCGTGGTGCGGCCGAGGAAACGCAGGGCCGTGGCGTCGGGCTGCATCAGCGAATGCCGCGCAAGCTGGGTCGTCCAGTTCTGCCGGCGCGCGAGAAACGGCTGCTCGGTCGGATCGGGCGACAACGGGGAAGCCAACGGCGACGACTCCTCAAGCTGGGTTGCGCAGTTCTTACATTTGATCAAACATTGTGTTGCCCCGGTCACAGTATGGCCTCGGCCGCTCGGGTACAACCCCACGCCATACGGACCGGAGAGCCCCGTGAACGCACCCCCGCGAGCCCGCACCCGCCCCCGTCGACCGGTGCGGCGCGAGCAGTTGTCCGACGAGGTCGCCGCTCGCCTGCGCACCGACATCATGACCGGCGTCCTGCGCCCCGGCACCTTCATCCGGCTGGACGACACCGCCGCCCAGCTGGGGGTCAGCATCACCCCGGTGCGTGAGGCGCTGCGCACACTGCGTGGCGAGGGCATGGTTCAGCTCGAGCCGCACCGCGGTCATGTGGTCGTACCGCTGAACCGCTCCGACGTCGAGGACATCTTCTGGCTGCAGGGCACGATCGCCAAGGAGTTGGCGGCGACGGCGGCCGAACGGATCACGCCTGCGGAGATCGACGAGCTGGAGCATCTCAACGACGCGCTGGCCGCCGCCGTCGGAGGACACGACCTCGACGAGATCGCCTCCGCCGAGTTCGCGTTTCACCGGACGCTCAACAGGTCGACCGGGCGCATCAAGTTGGCGTGGTTCCTCTTACATGTCGCGCGGTACCTGCCGGGGCAGCTCTACGCCGGCGATCCGGAGTGGGGACGTTCGGCAGTGACCGGGCACCGCGAGATGATCGCCGCGCTGCGTCATGGCGATGTGGACACCGTCGTCAGATTGACCGGCGGCGAATTCACCGACGGCGCCCGGCGACTGATCGCCCGGCTCGACGAGACAAAGCTGTGGGGCTGACACCGACCCCTTCCGCGCGCCCGCTGCGCCATCGAGATCAAGCGCCTGCGGAGAGTTCCTCGGCGCGGGTCTTCAAATTGCCCGCGAGGTAGTCGAGCGTGTCAGCGATCGCCTTCTTCACCATCTGGCTCGGGATCGGCAGTTTGGTCTCGACGTCGAGGTCGACCGTCAGCAGCGACGTACCGCCGATCGGCACCACCGAGAACTTCTGTTCCTGCTTCTCGAAGAACTCACCCTGTTGAAGCACCGTCTGGATCTGGTGCTCGTCGGGGTAGTAGACCGCGGTGATGAACGTGCCCGACTGCCCCTGTACGACGACATCCAAGCGCAACTGGCTGGGTCGGCCGTCGTCGTAGCGCGCCAGCACCCAGCAGCCCGTGATCTCCTCGTTCCACGACGGATACGACTCGAAGTCGGCGACGATCCCCATGATCACTTCGGCGGGGGCGGCGACCTCGACGGTCTGGCTCACGAACGGCATCGCACGAGCATATCGACTAGTCGACCGTCGCCTTTTCGAGCAGAGCCCGGATCACGCCGGGGATCGGCACCGGCCGCCGGCTCTCCCGATCGACGTAGACGTGCACCCAATGGCCGGTCGCCGCGACGGGTTCGTCGGACTTGCCGTCCTGCCAGATCCCCATCCGGTACGTGACGCTGCTGTTGCCCAACCGCGTGACAGATAGGCCGACGAAAAGCGGTTCGGGGAAACGCAGTTCGGCGAAGTACCGGCACCCCGATTCCGCGACGACGCCCAGCCACGGCACGGTCAGCGAGTCGATGTCACAGTTCGTGTTGATCCAGCCGTTGATCGTTGTGTCGAACAGTTCGTAGTAAACCGCGTTGTTGAGGTGACCGAACATGTCGTTGTCGGTCCATCGCGTGGTCACCGGCCAGTGCACGGGAAAGTCGCCACTGGTCAGCGATTGCTCGCTGCTGCTCATGCGAGCAGTCTTGCAGGCCGCCGTCACCTGCAGGGCGAGCTCGCGAACGCGTTGGCGGCGCGGTAGTAGTTGCTGGAAGCCTGGATGGTCAGCGCATCGTTGGGGCCGTACCGGTTGTGGTAGTCCCGGTAGATGCGCCCGGTGGTTTCGTAGTCCCTGACGATCTTGGCGCAATACCGCTGGTCTTCACGTTCCATCGGCTTGGCGTCTGCGACGCCGGCGACGAGACCCGCCAACGCGCCCGAAAGGGCGACCGCCGCCAGCGACGCTTTTCCAATTACGCGAGTTCTCATGTGATTTCCCTTCGTGTCGCACGACCGATCGCGAGCGGGTGGACTATCGCCGGCATGCCGCGCCACACGACGTCCTGGGACGTGACGGTGAATCCGCAAGCTCGCATGCGTCCCACGGTGTCCCGGTTGCAGCGACAGCCGCCCGCGAAGTGACGCCACGGTCCGGCAAAGCGGTCCTGCAACGCCGCCAGCACCCGTGAGCTCGCCCGCACATGCTCGATGAACAGCAGCTGACCGTCGGGCCGGAGCACCCGCGCGATTTCACGGAGCGCGCGTTCGGGCTCATCGACCGTGCACAGGGCGAGCGTCGACACGACGGTGTCCACGGACTCGGCGGCAAACGGCAGCTCTTCGGCCTGCGCATCGACAATCCCTGTGAGACAACTGTTTCGACGCAGTCGGCGGGACAGCTTCTTGCGCATCCCCGGCTCGGGTTCGGTGAGCAGCAGCTCGGTGACCGCTTCCGGATAGTGCGCGATGTTCAACCCGGTCCCGGACCCGATCTCCACGACGCGGCCGTAGGCCTCGGCTAGCAGCGTACGCCGGCGGTGTCGCATGCCAGCGATCTCACCCAGCAGGAGAAACGGGTCGTATACGAGCGCGAAGATCCGTAGCCATCCGGCGGATGGCGGCTTCACCCGCGGCTCGGAATCGGAGTTGACGTCGGCGATATCGGTCATGGCGCAAACGTAGGAGCCGGCGTGTGGTGCGCGCATCGCCCGATGCGGCCATCTTCGACAGATGGCCGCTTTCGGCTATTTCACAGGATCCCGAGACGCGCGGCTTCGGCGACGGCGGCGGTTCGTGATGTGCGACCCAGCTTGCGGCGGATATTCGCGACGTGGCGATGCACGGTGTGCGAGCTGAGCACGAGTTGCTCGGCGATCTCGCGATCGCTGAGGCCACGCGCGATGCAGCCGAGCACTTCGCGTTCGCGGACCGAAAGGACCAGCTCTTGCGTGCTCTCGGTGTGAGGGGACGGCTGCGCGGGGCCCAGCGCTTCGCGGCATGCGCGGACGACGGAATCGGCGTCACCGTGCCATGGGAAGTGCGCGCTGCCCTTCAGCGGAATGAATGTCGCGCCCGGAATCGCGGCGGCGACCTCGCGCCCCAGCCGGTACGGCACGGCGCGGTCGTCGCGACGATGCACCACCAGCGTCGGCGAACGAACGTGCGCGAGGCGGTCTCGAACGTCGAGGCGATACACCATCGCCAACACCGCAGCGGCGGTCTCAGCCGTCGTCGCCTCGCGCTGCAACCGGCCGAATCGCTCGTGCTCGTCAGCGTCGGCCCTGCCGAGGAATATGTCGCTCAGCAGACGTGATCCCAGACCCCAATGAGCTTGTATCGCAGCCAGTATCGCGTTACCCACCCCGGGCGCGGTGAGTTCCGAACCGTCCGGGTACGACCCGTACAACACCATCTGCTCGACGCGCTCGGGAAACGCCGCGGCGAAGGCGATCGCCGTGCAGCTCCCCGATGAGCCGCCGATGAGCGAAACGCGGTTGAGCCCGAGCTCGTCGATGAGCGCGCGCAGCGTCGCGACCTCGCTGTCCAGAGTCAGATCGGAGTCTGTGACCGTGCGGTCCGACATGCCGACGCCGAGCCGGTCGTACCGGATCAAGGTGTATCCGTCGGAGATCCCGTCCCAGAATCGACGGAAGTCGGCGTTCTGCCAGTCGAGTTCAAGGTGACTCACCCACCACGCAGGAGCGACCAGCGGTGGACCGCTGCCGCGCACCTCGTACGCCACCCGGCGCCCGCCGAGGGGCAGAAACCGGATCTCGGACTTCTCCAGCATCACCAGCAGCGTAATGCGAATCGGCCGGCGCATTGTCGGTCCAGACGTAGTACCGGCAGGCTGTAGTCATGAAGATCCGCGGTGCCGTACTCGAACAGATCGGATGCGAAAGGCCGTACGCGCAATCCCGTCCGCTGGTGGTGGACGACCTCGACCTGGCCCCGCCCGGCGCGGGTGAACTCCTCGTTCGCATCGAGGCCGCCGGCATGTGTCACTCGGACCTCTCGGTGGTCGACGGCAGCCGGATCCGGCCAATGCCGATGCTGCTCGGCCACGAGGCGGCCGGCGTCGTCGAAGAGGTCGGCGGCGGCGTCACCGATGTCCCCGTCGGACAGCGTCTGGTGATGACGTTCCTACCGAGGTGCGGCGGCTGCGAGGCGTGCGCGACCAACGGGATCACTCCCTGTGTGCCCGGCAGCGCGGCCAACGCGGCGGGCACGCTGATGACCGGCGAGCGCAGGCTCTCCCGCGGCGGCGACCCCGTCCATCACCATCTCGGGGTCTCGGGTTTCGCCACCCACGCCGTCGTCGACCGCCGCTCGGTCGTGCCGGTGCCAGCCGATGTACCCGCGGAGGTCGCCTCGCTGCTCGGGTGCGCCGTGCTCACCGGAGGCGGCGCGGTGATCAACGCGGGACGGCCACAACGCGGCGACACCGTGATCGTCGTCGGCCTCGGCGGGGTCGGAATGGCCGCCGTGCTCACAGCGCTGGCGCAGGACGATGTCCGCGTCATAGGTCTCGATCAACTGCCCGCCAAGCTCGAGCTGGCGCGCACAATGGGCGCACATGCTGCGTATACCCCCGACGAGGCGCGCGAGGCCGCACTCAAGGCCACCGTGGTGATCGAGGCCGTCGGCCATCCGAAGGCCGTGGAGACGGCCGTCGACCTCACCGCAGCTGGTGGGCGCACCGTATGCGTCGGGCTGCCGCACCCTGACGCACGAATCACGCTGTCGCCGTTGGGCTTTGTCGCAGAGGGCCGCTCGCTGATCGGCAGCTACCTCGGCTCAGCAGTGCCGTCGCGGGAGATTCCGCATTTTGTCGATCTGTGGCGGTCGGGACGGCTTCCCGTCGAATCGCTGGTGTCGTCGACGATCCCGCTGGATGACATCAACACCGGCATGGACCAACTCGCGGACGGAAACGCCGTCCGCCAGATCATCCGGTTCGACTAGCGGCGGCTTCGGGATTCGCGACGCCCGCGCGTCGCAGTTCCGACACGATGAGCGCGCGCAGCCGACGGCTCACCTCGAACTGCTTGCCCGGCAACGTACGCGCCACGACCCGCAGGTTCACAGTGTCCTTCTCGATGCTTTCCACACCCATCAGCTGCGGCTCGTCGAGCAGCAGCTCGGGAAGGCCGTCGTCGTGCATGGCTTTCTGCGAGACGTCACGCAGCGCATCGTTGACGACGTTCATGTCCATCGACGTCGGCACCGGGACATCCACCACCGCGCGCGCCCAATCCTTGGACAGGTTCAGCGATTTGACGATTTGTCCGTTGGGGACCGTGAAGACCTCACCGTCGCCGGTACGAAGTTTCGTGACGCGCAACGTGACGTCCTCGACGGTGCCGCGCGCCGGATCGCCACCCGCCGTGACCGTGAGCGCCACCAGGTCGCCGAACCCGTACTGCTTCTCGGTGATGATGAAGAAGCCGCTGAGCAGATCCTGCACGATCCGCTGGGCCCCGAAGCCGAATGCGGCACCCAGCACCGCAGCAGGGGCCACCAACGAGCCAATCGGCAGACCGAGCTGGTTGGCGATGTCGACGGCCACCACGATGTAGAGCACGGCGATGGCCACCGACGAGATCACCGACGAGACGGCCCGCCGGTGCTTCACGCTTTCCGGGCGCAGCACGGCATCGGTCGCGTTCCCGGTGTCCAGCCGCTTGCTGATGCGGCGAGCGACGAATCGGATCAGCCGCGTCGCGATCACCGCGAACAGCAGTACCAGCACGATGTGCAGGCCCTTGTCAGCAGCCATTCGGTGAGTTGATCAAGTGTGGAAGTCATATGGAAGTCGGCTTCCCGACCGTCGTGCGAGATCAAACATCCACGCGATGTGAGTTGCCCTACTTTGGATTCAGAACCAGGCGTCACGCATGTCGAGTGAAGTGCGGTCCAGTGCCGCGAGCAGATCGAGCGCGGGACCGGTCTTGGGCAGTTCGGCGCGGAAGAAGTACCGCGCGGCGTGACGCTTGCCGTCGTAGAAGTCCCCGGTGCGGCCATTGCAGGCCACCACCTGTTGCAGCCAGATCCAGGCGACGACGATGTGCCCGAACGCCTCGAGGTACGCGACGCTGTTGGCCATGGCGGCATCGATGTCGCCGGACGCGAACATCGCGGCGGTGACCGCGACCATGCGTTGCCAGTACGTGTCGAGCTCGCCTGCTAATTCGGCCGCCTGACCGCCCGCGGCCCTCGCGGCGTCGACCGTTTCGGAAATGGCCGCCCCGAGTGCCATCAGGCTCGCGCCACCGCCCTGGGTTACCTTGCGGCCCAACAGGTCCAGGCTCTGGATGCCGTGGGTGCCTTCGTGGATGGGGTTGAGTCGGTTGTCACGGTAGTGCTGTTCGACGTCGTATTCGCGGGTGTAGCCGTAGCCGCCGTGGACCTGGATCGCCAGGCTGTTGGCCTCCAGGCACCACTGTGACGGCCAGCTCTTGCCGACCGGCGTGAGGATGTCGAGCAGCAGGGCCACCGCATCGCGTTCCTCGTCGGTCTCCGCGCTGTGCTGCAAGTCGACCAGTTTGGCGCAGTACAGCAGCAGCGCCATCCCGCCCTCGACGTATGCCTTCTGCGCCAACAGCATTCGCTTGACGTCGGCGTGCTCGATGATCGGGATCTGCGGTGTCGTCGGATCCTTGGCCGTCACCGGTCTGCCCTGCGGGCGTACGCGGGCGTACTCCAGCGATTTGAGGTATCCGGTGTAGCCGAGCGCCACCGCGCCCATGCCGACGCCGAGACGCGCCTCGTTCATCATGGTGAACATGTAGGTGATACCG
It encodes the following:
- a CDS encoding MCE family protein, which gives rise to MTAPLNNSRTPPYKLAGLVLALLTIVAIVLVYFQFRGDFLRRDQLTMMSARAGLSMDPGAKVTYNGVEIGRVASVNAVDVDGEPQAKIVLDVDPKFIRLIPKNVEADISATTVFGNKYISFTSPKNPSPQRITSSDVIDVTRVTTEFNTLFETVVSLSSQVDPIKLNQTLAATAEALDGLGDRFGKSIENGNAILSDINPQMPQIRRDNQLLADLGDVYANASPDLFDGLQNAVTTARTLNQEQGTIDQALMAAVGFGNTGADVFERGGPYLVRGAEDLIRPSEILDEYSPALFCTIRNFHDVEPKVAASLGGNGYSLRTLSALMGLGAGNPYVYPDNLPRVNARGGPEGKPGCWQPITRDLWPAPHLVMDTGASIAPYNHFELGQPLLIEYVWGRQVGENTINP
- a CDS encoding MlaE family ABC transporter permease, which produces MSTTQVLRSRFPRGFSRGADVVTAPARFLDSIGHVAWFVVTAIGSIGHALRYYRKETLRLIAEIGMGTGAMAVIGGTVAIVGFVTLSGSSLVAIQGFASLGNIGVEAFTGFFAALINVRIAAPVVAGQALAATVGAGATAELGAMRISEEIDALEVMGIKSISYLVSTRIMAGFIVIIPLYAMAIIMSFLSAQVTTTVFYGQSIGTYEHYFRTFLRADDVMWSFVQAIIISVIVMLNHCYYGYFASGGPVGVGEAVGRSMRASLVAIVCVVLFASLALYGVDPNFNLTV
- a CDS encoding MlaE family ABC transporter permease; its protein translation is MTAQGTDIVGYVRDQVRPGLTAVGGFVRMCVLTAKALFKPPFQWREFILQSWFLMRVAFLPTLAVSIPLTVLLIFTLNILLTEFGAADISGAGAALAAVTQLGPLVTVLVVAGAGSTAICADLGARTIREEIDALEVLGIDPIQRLVVPRVIASTFVALLLNGAVITIGLVGGFIFGVYLQNVSAGAYVSTLTLVTGLPEVLISIVKAMTFGLIAGLVGCYRGLTVAGGAKGVGTAVNETLVLCVIALFAVNVVLTTIGVRFGTGS
- the fadD5 gene encoding fatty-acid--CoA ligase FadD5, translating into MASPLSPDPTEQPFLARRQNWTTQLARHSLMQPDATALRFLGRTTTWRELDNRVAGLAGALSRRGVAFGDRVLILMLNRTEFIESFLAINKLGAIAVPVNFRMTPPEIAFLVSDCQAKVVITESVLASVAAAVRDLDQTLSTVIVAGGTTEDAYGSRLIGYDDLVAEDGAPAATVDIPNDSPALIMYTSGTTGRPKGAVLTHTNLTGQTMTMLFTNGADINNDVGFIGVPLFHIAGIGSMLPGLTLGRPTVLYPLGAFDPGALLDVLEAEGVTGIFLVPAQWQAVVAEQHARPRTVKLRTLSWGAAPASDTLLRSMSETFPGTQILAAFGQTEMSPVTCMLLGDDAIRKLGSVGKVIPTVSARVVDENMNDVEIGQVGEIVYRAPTLMAGYWNNPKATAEAFAGGWFHSGDLVRQDAEGYIWVVDRKKDMIISGGENIYCAELENVLAAHPSIVEVAVIGRADDRWGEVPVAVIALGGDADLGLADLEKFLSDRLARYKHPKALEIVDALPRNPAGKVLKTELRVRFSAQKRIDAGEDTSAPTVSAGAQEI
- a CDS encoding GntR family transcriptional regulator; this encodes MNAPPRARTRPRRPVRREQLSDEVAARLRTDIMTGVLRPGTFIRLDDTAAQLGVSITPVREALRTLRGEGMVQLEPHRGHVVVPLNRSDVEDIFWLQGTIAKELAATAAERITPAEIDELEHLNDALAAAVGGHDLDEIASAEFAFHRTLNRSTGRIKLAWFLLHVARYLPGQLYAGDPEWGRSAVTGHREMIAALRHGDVDTVVRLTGGEFTDGARRLIARLDETKLWG
- a CDS encoding SRPBCC family protein yields the protein MPFVSQTVEVAAPAEVIMGIVADFESYPSWNEEITGCWVLARYDDGRPSQLRLDVVVQGQSGTFITAVYYPDEHQIQTVLQQGEFFEKQEQKFSVVPIGGTSLLTVDLDVETKLPIPSQMVKKAIADTLDYLAGNLKTRAEELSAGA
- a CDS encoding acyl-CoA thioesterase; translation: MSSSEQSLTSGDFPVHWPVTTRWTDNDMFGHLNNAVYYELFDTTINGWINTNCDIDSLTVPWLGVVAESGCRYFAELRFPEPLFVGLSVTRLGNSSVTYRMGIWQDGKSDEPVAATGHWVHVYVDRESRRPVPIPGVIRALLEKATVD
- a CDS encoding class I SAM-dependent methyltransferase; amino-acid sequence: MTDIADVNSDSEPRVKPPSAGWLRIFALVYDPFLLLGEIAGMRHRRRTLLAEAYGRVVEIGSGTGLNIAHYPEAVTELLLTEPEPGMRKKLSRRLRRNSCLTGIVDAQAEELPFAAESVDTVVSTLALCTVDEPERALREIARVLRPDGQLLFIEHVRASSRVLAALQDRFAGPWRHFAGGCRCNRDTVGRMRACGFTVTSQDVVWRGMPAIVHPLAIGRATRREIT
- a CDS encoding alpha/beta fold hydrolase is translated as MLEKSEIRFLPLGGRRVAYEVRGSGPPLVAPAWWVSHLELDWQNADFRRFWDGISDGYTLIRYDRLGVGMSDRTVTDSDLTLDSEVATLRALIDELGLNRVSLIGGSSGSCTAIAFAAAFPERVEQMVLYGSYPDGSELTAPGVGNAILAAIQAHWGLGSRLLSDIFLGRADADEHERFGRLQREATTAETAAAVLAMVYRLDVRDRLAHVRSPTLVVHRRDDRAVPYRLGREVAAAIPGATFIPLKGSAHFPWHGDADSVVRACREALGPAQPSPHTESTQELVLSVREREVLGCIARGLSDREIAEQLVLSSHTVHRHVANIRRKLGRTSRTAAVAEAARLGIL
- a CDS encoding alcohol dehydrogenase catalytic domain-containing protein; the protein is MKIRGAVLEQIGCERPYAQSRPLVVDDLDLAPPGAGELLVRIEAAGMCHSDLSVVDGSRIRPMPMLLGHEAAGVVEEVGGGVTDVPVGQRLVMTFLPRCGGCEACATNGITPCVPGSAANAAGTLMTGERRLSRGGDPVHHHLGVSGFATHAVVDRRSVVPVPADVPAEVASLLGCAVLTGGGAVINAGRPQRGDTVIVVGLGGVGMAAVLTALAQDDVRVIGLDQLPAKLELARTMGAHAAYTPDEAREAALKATVVIEAVGHPKAVETAVDLTAAGGRTVCVGLPHPDARITLSPLGFVAEGRSLIGSYLGSAVPSREIPHFVDLWRSGRLPVESLVSSTIPLDDINTGMDQLADGNAVRQIIRFD
- a CDS encoding mechanosensitive ion channel family protein, coding for MAADKGLHIVLVLLFAVIATRLIRFVARRISKRLDTGNATDAVLRPESVKHRRAVSSVISSVAIAVLYIVVAVDIANQLGLPIGSLVAPAAVLGAAFGFGAQRIVQDLLSGFFIITEKQYGFGDLVALTVTAGGDPARGTVEDVTLRVTKLRTGDGEVFTVPNGQIVKSLNLSKDWARAVVDVPVPTSMDMNVVNDALRDVSQKAMHDDGLPELLLDEPQLMGVESIEKDTVNLRVVARTLPGKQFEVSRRLRALIVSELRRAGVANPEAAASRTG